A stretch of Candidatus Dormiibacterota bacterium DNA encodes these proteins:
- a CDS encoding TetR family transcriptional regulator translates to MAPTTRRRPTYAEAARTLLRDTLLDAAGDLMRERGWAETTMADVAAAAGVSRQTLYHEFGSRNDFAQAYVLRETGRFVAAVEAAVTARAPDPRAALTAAFEVFLGAAAGHPLIRAIVSGDGNDGLLALVTTQGGPVLGLATNRLAALFTASWPQLEAARARLVADCVVRLAISHAALPGGPADATAATVGEVLGPYLEQVVGSQP, encoded by the coding sequence ATGGCCCCGACCACGCGGCGACGCCCGACCTACGCCGAGGCGGCGCGGACGCTGCTCCGCGACACCCTTCTCGACGCCGCCGGCGACCTGATGCGCGAGCGGGGCTGGGCGGAGACCACGATGGCCGACGTGGCCGCGGCCGCCGGGGTCAGCCGGCAGACCCTGTACCACGAGTTCGGCTCGCGCAACGACTTCGCCCAGGCCTACGTGCTGCGGGAGACCGGCCGCTTCGTCGCCGCGGTCGAGGCGGCGGTGACCGCCCGGGCACCCGACCCGCGGGCCGCACTGACGGCGGCGTTCGAGGTCTTCCTCGGCGCCGCCGCCGGCCACCCCCTGATCCGCGCGATCGTCTCCGGCGACGGCAATGACGGGCTCCTCGCCCTGGTCACCACCCAGGGCGGACCGGTGCTCGGGCTGGCGACCAATCGGCTGGCGGCGCTCTTCACCGCCTCCTGGCCGCAGCTCGAGGCGGCCCGGGCGCGGCTGGTGGCCGACTGCGTGGTGCGGCTCGCGATCAGCCACGCCGCGCTCCCCGGCGGCCCGGCGGACGCCACCGCCGCCACCGTCGGCGAGGTGCTCGGCCCCTACCTCGAGCAGGTGGTCGGGAGCCAGCCCTAG